The following proteins are co-located in the Vigna unguiculata cultivar IT97K-499-35 chromosome 9, ASM411807v1, whole genome shotgun sequence genome:
- the LOC114196196 gene encoding probable xyloglucan endotransglucosylase/hydrolase protein 23 has translation MKNIGFLAVVVATFVVAATAGSFLQDFELTWGGGRAKILENGNLLTLSLDKASGSGFRSKNEYLFGKIDMQLKLVPGNSAGTVTAYYLSSLGPTHDEIDFEFLGNLSGDPYTLHTNVFSQGKGNREQQFHLWFDPTKYFHTYSVQWNPASIIFSVDGTPIREFRNLETKGVPFPKNQPMRIYSSLWDAEDWATRGGLVKTDWSQAPFTASYRNFNAEACVWSSSGSSSCSSSSGQSLDATGQAKLRLVQKNYMVYNYCTDIRRFPQGLPPECSSA, from the exons ATGAAAAATATTGGGTTTCTTGCGGTGGTGGTAGCCACCTTTGTGGTGGCAGCCACCGCCGGTAGCTTCCTCCAAGACTTTGAATTAACATGGGGTGGTGGTCGTGCCAAAATCCTTGAAAATGGAAACCTTCTTACTCTCTCCCTAGACAAGGCTTCTGGCTCTGGCTTTCGTTCCAAAAATGAATACTTGTTTGGAAAAATCGACATGCAGCTCAAACTCGTGCCTGGAAATTCAGCTGGCACTGTCACAGCCTATTAT CTATCTTCTCTGGGACCTACTCATGATGAAATAGACTTCGAATTTTTGGGCAACTTGAGTGGTGATCCTTACACTCTTCACACCAACGTATTCAGCCAAGGCAAAGGGAATAGAGAACAACAGTTCCATCTCTGGTTTGACCCCACCAAGTACTTTCACACATACTCGGTCCAATGGAATCCTGCAAGCATCAT ATTTTCTGTGGATGGAACACCAATAAGGGAGTTCAGGAATTTGGAGACAAAGGGTGTTCCATTCCCCAAGAACCAACCCATGAGAATATACTCAAGCTTGTGGGATGCTGAGGATTGGGCCACGAGAGGTGGGCTTGTGAAAACGGATTGGAGCCAGGCCCCATTCACGGCCTCATACAGAAACTTCAATGCAGAAGCTTGTGTTTGGTCTTCTTCAGGTTCTTCTTCATGTTCTTCCTCCTCTGGCCAATCACTGGATGCCACGGGGCAAGCCAAGCTTCGTTTGGTTCAGAAGAACTACATGGTTTACAACTACTGCACTGATATCAGACGTTTTCCACAAGGGCTCCCTCCAGAATGTTCCTCTGCATGA